A window of Phragmites australis chromosome 2, lpPhrAust1.1, whole genome shotgun sequence genomic DNA:
CCAAACTAAGCACGATATATGTTGAGGCAAGCAATCACCTGTACAAGATGTCGAATGGACAAGGTTGGTCGACAACTTAGATAGGGCTTTTCCAAGTTAGGTATGCTCTGTCCATTGAGAGGAAGGAGAACAATATACAAGTAGAACTGCAAAACAGAAATATGAAAACTTCAGCCGACCTGACACACGCTCCTTGTAcaggttcaggttcaggttAAGCTCAGCTGGACAGAACTACTGAAACATTGAAAGATGCACATAGTAGAGTTAAGCATCTGCTGACATATGGCCAGCAACCCCTTCACTCCTTCAGATTGTTTCCcttgaagagaaaaaaaactgCAACAGACCAGCAACACTATCGAAACATTGGAATGACCAATgaaacctaattttttttcactttttgaAGCATGGCTTTCCCAAACAGTTTTCAGATTATAAGTAATTCCTAAATTTCAGAATTTCAAGAGTAtaactatgaaaaaaaaatgtccaAAAGAACATAAATACAAAACGAAATCCTCGTTCTGATTGCATATAAAGTTCTAAAATACCTCCTTATCCATTTCATCAGTAGTACGAAGGTGATCCACCAACTTTGCAATGCGTCCACCCTTTGCCATCCTGCCATTTGAACCAGCAGAACTTCCATGTCGAGTTTGGCTCCGTGTACCATTTTTGCCCCATGCAAGCATCTCTCCCCGCAGCGGAGAGGTGGCCAAAATTTCTTTTGCATTAACTAAATCATCGTTCTCCTCAAAGCCGTGTTCACCACTGCCAATGGTTCTAGCAGGTGAAGCTTGCGATGCAGACCTCTTCCTACATCTTTTCTGCCTTAAATCTGGAGAACGATCATCAGCAGAAGACAGCTCTTTGGTGGCATCATtggcattttcttcttctctatcCTCATCATCAGAGCCAGTAGGGGCAATATCAGGAGCAATGGTTTTACCCCTCCCCCGTGTTCGCATATTTCTCTTGTACTTCCTTGCAAAGTCAGTGGCAGTAGCTTTTGCCGTGGTACGCTTCTTACCAATTGCCTCGGTCTGTCTTCGAGATGTTCCCTCGATGGTTTCTTGAATctttaaagaaaaagaaagacaaTGGTGCATTCAAGTTgatagtaaatataagataaaaaggaaaataaatattGCATAAGCAATACAGTGCTGGTATTGCAAAACAGATGGGCTCACCTTTTTATTCCTAGTCTTCTCCTCTTCACCGAAAGCAAGTTCCTGCAGTGTCAAGTACATCAGAAACACTGTATGGAAGAGCTAAATGAGGCTGTTAAAACAAACAACTAAATGATGATGGGCACATAAACGTCACCTCTTCCTCGTACTTATCAATATCTGGATATAAGGCTGCAATCAGCGCATCATAATTAGGATCATCCCTTAAAGAACGTCTGCTTGCACAATGAGTGCGACATGCTGGGCATTCATTATTTCTGCAAAATCAGAGCATTATTTGTATTGTCAAATAAATAACACTATTTTATGATTTAGAAACAATATTAGTCCGCAAATCACA
This region includes:
- the LOC133908922 gene encoding putative E3 ubiquitin-protein ligase RING1a isoform X2 — its product is MPAQKCPLPWPASDDSDGRDAVRHAAATRGGGGGSRETDGEAPARQGSAAQRETRDGDPDDVEGSGGGGGDGSNCDLSLSLSAGSMDEFILVKLAEIRKEVQCPICLGIIRKTRTVMECLHRFCRDCIDKSMRLGNNECPACRTHCASRRSLRDDPNYDALIAALYPDIDKYEEEELAFGEEEKTRNKKIQETIEGTSRRQTEAIGKKRTTAKATATDFARKYKRNMRTRGRGKTIAPDIAPTGSDDEDREEENANDATKELSSADDRSPDLRQKRCRKRSASQASPARTIGSGEHGFEENDDLVNAKEILATSPLRGEMLAWGKNGTRSQTRHGSSAGSNGRMAKGGRIAKLVDHLRTTDEMDKEFYLYIVLLPLNGQSIPNLEKPYLSCRPTLSIRHLVQFIALQLSRRVEELEIYIRMDRHHGSVSSKGSITGEAVLRPFDGLERLREDKLLSELYPSFTSSSGDLELLYALKTQD
- the LOC133908922 gene encoding putative E3 ubiquitin-protein ligase RING1a isoform X1 gives rise to the protein MPAQKRRLPSPSSKPREHVAAPGAAAGGGGVGEGGGGLRPLPSGGAAKRRLTDPKPQRELEDDSDAEDGGGGPDGDSESSQSDDGGNDEFILVKLAEIRKEVQCPICLGIIRKTRTVMECLHRFCRDCIDKSMRLGNNECPACRTHCASRRSLRDDPNYDALIAALYPDIDKYEEEELAFGEEEKTRNKKIQETIEGTSRRQTEAIGKKRTTAKATATDFARKYKRNMRTRGRGKTIAPDIAPTGSDDEDREEENANDATKELSSADDRSPDLRQKRCRKRSASQASPARTIGSGEHGFEENDDLVNAKEILATSPLRGEMLAWGKNGTRSQTRHGSSAGSNGRMAKGGRIAKLVDHLRTTDEMDKEFYLYIVLLPLNGQSIPNLEKPYLSCRPTLSIRHLVQFIALQLSRRVEELEIYIRMDRHHGSVSSKGSITGEAVLRPFDGLERLREDKLLSELYPSFTSSSGDLELLYALKTQD